CGGAAACGGGCGCCTGTTCCAGCAAGCGCCCGTTTGTTAATGGTTATTCCTGATAGCTGTGTTTATGTTAATCAAGCGCCGGTTTCAAATGCGTAGCCACGCCGATGCGGTTCCAGGCATTGATGACGATCACGGCCATGATCAGCTGCGCGATATATTCTTCGTCGAAAACCCTGGCCGCGTGGGCATATGTTTCTTCGGAAAGGCCCTGGTGGATGAGTGTCACTTCTTCCGTTACTGCTAAAATTACCTGTTCTTCTTCCGTAAAGAAATCCGTTTCGCGCCAGTTGGTGAGGGTAAACAACCTCCGCGAAGATTCTCCCAGCGCCAGCGCATCATTCCCATGGATGTCCATGCAATACGTACAGCCGTTGATTTGCGAGGCGCGGATGCGGATCAGTTCGTGATGCAGCGGCGCGATGCGGGTGGTGGTGAGATATTTTTCGAGATGAACGACAGCGGCGTATCCTGCGGGGGCGGCTTTCCGGATGTTGACTCTTTGTGACATGATGTTTCGATTTTTGTAACACAAAGTTCCGGCAGAAAAGGAGTTCCATTTCTTGATCCAGTTCAAGAAAACTAACCGCGCTTCGCCCTGATCCGGCTCAGGAACTCAGCCGTAAAGCCGAGGTAAGACGCCAGCATATATTGCGGCACACGCTGCAGAAAGCCGGGGAATAATTGCCGGAAATGATCGTACCGTTCCTCGCCTGTATTCCCGAAAATATACGTCACGCGTTGCAGCGCCGCGGCCAGCGCGCGTTGGGAGATGATGCGGAAATAACGCTCCAGCTGCGGGAGTTTTTCGAAAAGTTCGTCTTGCCGGTCGCGGTACAAAACCATGCATTCCGTATCTTCAATAGCCTGAATATTGTATGCCGAAGGCTTCCCGGATTCGAGGCTGAAGTAATCGGTGATCCACCAGTTTTCGATGGCGAAGTGATTGGTGAGCTCCGTATCCTTTTCCGTGACCTGGAATGTTCTGCAGCAGCCCTGGATGATGAAGTAGTTCGCCGTGCAGATATGCCCCGCGCGCAGCAACAGGTCTTTCCTGCGATAGCTGCGCCGTTCGAGATAGGTTTGCAGGATATCGCCGGCTCCTTCGGGCAGCGGCGCGAATTTTTCGATATGGGCCGTCAGTTCGGATATCATTCGCGCAAATTAGACTTTTTGGCGTCAACAAACGGGCGCCGCATTTTGTAATTCCTGAATCAAACCCACAATTATGCTCCTACGCGACAAGCTATCACTGGTACAGGTGTTCCGGATGACCTGGAAGCTGGATATAACGATGATCGTTTTTTGTACGATGGCGTATTATATTGACACCTACTGGTTGCGGGAGCATATATCCATTCCACTGAGCATTACGGCGGTGCTGGGAACGGCGCTGGCATTTTTCATCGGGTTCAACAACAACCAGGCGTACGACCGGTGGTGGGAAGGCCGCAAGATCTGGGGTTCGCTGGTGAATGATTCGCGCACCTGGGCCAGGGATCTCATGGCTTTTGTGGGGGAAGATGACGGGGTGGGACAAGGGTACACGCTGGCGCGGCGCATGGTGTTCCGGCACCTGGCGTTCGTGTACGCATTGAAGTCGGCTTTGCGGAAAGACGGGGATACATATTACCAGGGGTACCTTAATCCCGATGAAGTCGATGCTGTGGCGGCAAGCAAGAACGCGCCGAACGCCATCCTGCAGCTGCAGGCCAATGATTTGCGCACCCTCCGCGAACTGGGCGCGGTAGACGGCTTCCTTTTCCGGGATCTCAACTCCCGGCTCACGGCATTTTCCGACCAGCTAGGCATGTGCGAGCGGATCCGGAACACGATTTTTCCACCCAGTTACTTATTCTTTACCCGTGTTTTCATCTGGTTTTACGTGATGATGACCACCTTCAGCCTCACAGAAAACATCGGCGGCTGGGCGATCCTTTTCGGCTGGGCGGTAGGGTTCGTATTCCACGTTACCCATCAGAACGGATTGAGTATCATGGACCCTTTCGAAACCAACCCCATGTCACTGCCATTGAACAGCATCTCCCGGACGATCGAGATCAACCTGCTGGAGATGCTGGGGCACAGCCCGCTGCCTTCGCCGGTGGAACCGGTGGGCAAGTTGTATATTCTGTAGGGATACGGAATCCGGATTTAATATTGTAATTTACGGGTATCAGTCCTCAGCCAAACTGTTATCCTATGTTCGTAGTAGATCGTCCTGCTATCATGAATTTCGACGTCCCGGAGCATCTGAAAAACCGCGTTACCATTTCAGACCGGCTACCGTCCCAATACCACTCCCATCGCGTACCGGGAACGAAGGTGCATTATACCGAAGGTTCATTCGGCGCATATTTCAAACAGGAATTTATCAGTGATGATTTTATCATCGGCTGGTTGAATTTCGACATCCGGGAGCACGTTTACCTTTATCCCATCACGGAAACCCCGTTATTGGCGCTTTACACCGGATTTGAAGGCAATATTCCCTGCGAACTGCAAGGTTCGGCGGCGAAGCTCATGCTTCCGGAAAAGAAGTTTGCTTTCTACTATGTGCCGCCCATGGCATTCAACCGTGCGGAATTCGCACCGGCGCATTATACTGCGGTGTACATTTCCTTTTCCAATTCCTTCATGCAACGGTTCACCAACAAATACGAGGCATATAAAACGCTCGTGGATAAGCAGTTGCGTGGAGAGCAGGAAGGGGAACAGAAAAACCTTATCCCCACGGGCCACGCCGAAAAGGAGCTTTTTAAAGCCATGCGCAGCTACGACCAAAGCGAAGCCATGATGGAATTCCATTTGCAGGGGAACGTGATGGTGCTCACCGCCCAGTACTTCAATCTCCTCCTCAACCGCCGCCAGGTGCCGCCAACCCTCCTCCACGCGTGCGATTACATCCAGGAAAATCTGGGAGAAGACCTTTCCGCCGCCACCATTGCCCGGAAAGTAGGATCGCACTCCATGGCGCTCAACAAGTTGTTCAAAGATCAATACGGCAAAAACGTTCGCCAGTACCTCACCCAAAAGCGGCTGGAAGAAGCGGAATACCGCCTGATTACCACCAACGAGCTCGTCTGGGAAATCGCGGCTTTCACCAACCTCACCGACGCATCCCATCTCGTGCGCCTTATCCGCGGCAAACACGGCATCACCCCCGAAGAATTCCGCGAAAAGAATAGACTACACCGCGCAGGGTGATTTTTTTCACTTCGTACAATTTCCGGCCCGGCACATACAATGCCGCATGGCCTCCTTTTGTCAATTTTACGGTACAAGGTGACACGCCTGGCTGAGGCTGACTCACCCCGAAGAACCGGCCCGGGCCCTCTTCCTGAAAACTGGTAATGCATTTATAAATCACTGTGAGACAATACCCTTAGTGTTTTTCTCCAGTTTAGCGTAAGACAAAGAAATCAGACAAGAATCCCCGTTCCCCAAATTTAGACTTGAGACACCTGGAATAAAAAAGCCGGCGCTCAGCACCGGCTTTTTGTATAATGGGATTGTATGATTCATACAACCGGATTGTACGAACTTATTCTGTCCTTATAAATTCCCTTAGCGCAGCCGTCCATTCCGGGCGGTGGCGCGACAGGAAATTAACGTGCCCCGCGCCGGGGAACGTCACCAGCTCCTTCCGCCCTCCCAGGTTTTCGAACACTGCGTCGATTTCCCATCTTTCCACCCTTTCATCCTTTTCCCCGTACAATACCAACGCCGGCATTTTGGCCGCGCGGGCGTCTTCCATCGGTTGATGCCCGAACCCCCAGAAACCGTGGATCGCTCCGCCCCAGAACACCACCATGCCCGCAAAGGGGAATTCCGGCGCGTTGACGGCCCTGAAACGGGCGCAGGTAGCCTCATACAATGTGGCAAAGGGCGCTTCGAGGATGACGCCTTTCGGTTCCACCCCACCATCTTTCACCGCCTTCAGCACCGCCGCCGCCCCGAGGCTCGTGCCCAGCAGCCAGATATTAGGTTCTCCCGATTTTCGGAGGTAATCGTACGCCGCCTTCACGTCGCGCGCTTCCTGGAAACCCACGGTGGTGTAATTGCCGCCGGAGCCGCCGCTGCCCCGGAAATCCACCAGCAGGGTATTTACACCCAACCCCCGGAGGATCATGGCCCGGTCGATCATACTGGATTTTTTGCCGCTATAACCATGGAAAAGCACCACTGTACCCTTTGCATGCGGCGTGCGGACAAGCCACGCTTCCAGCGGGAAGTCGCTTTGCAGCGTAATCGTTTCGTAAGGAACGGGCGGTACTCCTTTGTTCACCGGCCGGGGATTATCCACCCCGAGCACCACGGTCTTCAGCTTCCCGAAAGCGGAGAGGCGGTTGGGATTTGTACGCGGCGCGGCGGTATCGGTAAAATGCGTGAATTTCCAGGCGTGCCAGGCGCAGAACAGGTTGAGCAGCAGGAAGAAGACGCCCGCGAACCAGGCCAGTCTTTTCCAGAATCGGTTACGCGTCATGCGGTTTATTTTTCCAGTGGGAGCACATTTTTCTGCAAGGTGAAATGATCATCGTTCACGTCTTCCTGCCAGAAATATACGGTATCATTTTCAAGTACGATGCGGTTTTGAAGGGATGCATCCGACTGGTATTCCCCGGCGGCAGGGATTAACCAGGGGCCAGCGATGCTTTTCCAACCTGCGGGCGTGAGCGTCCAGGTTGTCATGTAATGAACAGTGCCATGGAGGGGGCTTTGGAAGAGTGATATCTCCGGAAGGCCGTCGCCGTTGAGATCGCCTTCATTGATTATACGGAAATGGCCGGCGATGCTGTCTATTCCCGGGATAGCGGTGGTATTGAATTTCAGGGCGAAGAAGTCGGGCTCGTCGGGGCCTGAGGAACGTTTCACCAATTCGCGCCAGGCGGAATCAATGACGCCGTCGCCGTTAAAATCACCGGAAATGCCAATGGCTTCTCCGGCGCTGGTCACGGGCAGAGGGGCCTGGTTAGCGGTATCCGCAGGGATTACCGGCAGGGAATCGGTTTGGGCCGGGGTATTCCGTTCCTTACTGGAAACGCCAGGCTGGCAGGCGTACAGGGAAACAAGACAAAAGAGATATATGTTTTTCATGGTGATCCGGGCAGCGGGCGTGCCGTTGCCGGATGCAAATTAACCGATATGCGGGAAAGATCAATCTTTCCGGCCACCGCGGGTAAAGAGGAAGATGATAAGGCCGAGGACGAGGGCAACGAGGATAAGCCCGGTCCAAACGCCGGCTTTAAATATGCCGCCTACGATTTCGCAGCTGGACAGGGAGATGGTGAGGAATGCGATAGCGGAAAGTGTGAGGTATCTGTTCATATGTTTTTTTTTATTGCGGAACATAATCTATGCCGAATGAAAGAACATGCTACCTACGGGAAATGTTTGGGCAGGAAAGAATGGTTTGGGGGAAGAAATTCCACATAACTACCGGGTATTCAACAACTATGTACGTTTGGAGGCGGATTACTTTACGTGGAGTTTATTGCCTTTCCAATAGAAGGTGACTTCGCCGGTGAGGTTGATGGCGTTTACGAAGTCCTGGATAGGCTTGTTCCGGTCGAGCCGGCCGACGAAGCGTTGGCTGCCTACGTCGGGGGAGTCGATCACCAGGTCTACGTTGAACCAGCGGTCGAGCATGACGGAAATTTCGTTGATGGCTACGTTATCGAAATAATGGACGCCTTCGCGCCAGCTGAGGGTGCGGGCGGGATCGAAGTCTTCGACCGTGATGGTTTCTCCGGCATTGACGAGGGCCTGGTGGCCGGGGTGTAGCTCGATGCGGTCGACGCCGTGGCGGATGGCGACTTTACCGCTGACGAGGGAGGCAACCATTCGTTTTTCGGAATACGTATTGACGTTGAATTCGGTACCGAGGACGAGGACGTCCCCTTCGGGGGTGTGAACGGTGAAAGGATTTTTAGCGTCCCCTTGCACTTTAAAGAAGGCTTCGCCGGCTTCGAGGAATACTTCGCGCTGTTTGCCCTGTTCGAAGCGGAACCGGAGGCGGGAGCGGGAATTGAGCCAAACGGTGGAGCCGTCGGAGAGTTTCACCTGGTAGTCGAGGCGAGCGGGGACGACGAGGGTGGTCCATCCTTCGGAGGGGGACTGGTCGCCGCCGAGTTCGAGCACGCGGTTATTATTGGTAAAGCTGGCGGCTGTTCCGTTGTGTTTCTGGAGGCCGGTGTCTGCCAGGGAGATGGTGGTACCGTCTTCCAGGACGAGGGAGGCGGATCCGTCGGGGTTGCCGGTGGCGAGCGGGGCTTGTTCGATTTGGGTGCCGGGCGAGAGCCAGGTGAACCAGACTGCGCCTGCGACGAGGGCGGCGGCGGCGGTGCCGAGGATGGAGCGGACGATGGTATTGCGGCGGCGGCGGCGCATATCTTGTTCGCGGTCGTATACATCGAGCAGGCCGGTGTGCACGTCGAACGACGAGAAGGCTTCCTGCAGTTCTTCCGGGGGGATGGATTGCAGTTCGTCGCGAAGTGCGCGGGCATCGGGGTCTGACTCAAGGATGGCGTCCAATTCCAGCGATTCCCCGGGCGTAATCTGCCCGAGTATCCTGCGAACCAGGAGCCATCGTGTATACATGTTATCTTCCATGCAAGATTTAGTCTATGTTAATAGATGCAGGTGGGTGGATGAAGGGTGAAATGGCGTGAAAATAAATCCATCCGGCCAACGAAGCCGTAAATATAGCGAGAGTATCGGTAATCGGGTGCATAACGGCTACGACTGTTGGGCTTTTACCCAAATCGTTAACAATTACATAACGACTTCTAGTGCCCTTTTTACCGAATTTTAAGCAGAGCAGAGACCATGTCCACCTTACAACTGCGTTGGAATACATTTTTTGAACTGCGCTTTTTTTCTCTATATCCATGCTTAAGACAGTATCGCAGCGCCGCAATGGCGAGACAGGGGTTAAACAATTTCTGATACTGTTACTTTAAAAAATCTGCAACCGTGGAGGACCAAGAACTTATTCAGCAACTGCAGCAGGGAAATGCGGAAGCCTTTGACCAGGCTTATAAGAAGTATGCTCCCTCGATGCTCACTATCGCATACACTTTCATGCGCGACAGGGACGATGCAGCCGATGTAGTGCAGGATTGTTTCGCCACCCTGCTGAACAAACCGCAGCTTTGGAAGTCTATCCGCGATATCCGATGGTACCTCATGCGCATGGTTCAAAACCAATGCCTTGGCGTGATCCGCAAAAGAGATATGCAACAGCAAAAAGACGAAGTCTTTCAATACTACAATAAATCCGCCGCAGAAGACGTCTCCCTCCCGGAGTCCTACAACAACAACGCCACCCCCCAGGAAAAAGAAAACAAAGTAGTCTCCTGGCTCAGCGCCCTCAGCCCGCAACGCAAACGCGCCATGGAGCTCGTTTACCAGCAGGAGCTCTCCTACCAGGAAGCCGCTCTCAAAATGGGTATCAGCAAACAAAGCATCAAAACCCACCTCCGCTACGCCAAACAAATCCTTAAATCCAAATTGACCAGCATCCTCATCGCCGCCGTTTTCGTTACCATGTGGTAACGCATCGCCGCGGTACTTCTTCCTCCCAGGGAACTTCCTCCAATAAAAATTGGGGCAATGCCGGAATTGATTCCTTCATTACCCCAAAAAACTATCCGTAAAAAATTATTTCGTAAAATAACGGTGCATGAACAACAGCTGGTACTCAATCGCATTCGCCCAATACGCCCAGTTGTGCGCCCCCGGCCGCACCAGGTAATCATGCGGAATATTCCGGTACGCCAGCGCTTCGTGCAGCCGCTCATTCACACCGAAAAAGAAGTCCTCCGTCCCGCAGTCTATCATCAACGCCAATGCACCCGCGGTCAGCAGGTGCAACTGGTTGATCACCGTATGCTCTTCCCAACGCTTCGGCTGCTCCGCATATGCGCCCAGCCGCTTCGCCATGTCCCAGTTCTTCGGGAAAGGCCTGATATCTACCCCGCCGCTCATGCTCCCCGCAGCGCCAAACACATCCTGGTGCCGCATCGCCAGGTACAAAGCGCCATGGCCCCCCATGCTCAACCCCGTGATCGCCCGGCCTTTCGCGGTGGCAATTGTCTTATATTTCCCATCCACCCACTTCACCAACTCCTCCGCAACATACGTTTCGTACTGAAATCCCTTATCCACCGGACTGTTCCAATACCAGCTGCCAAATCCGCCGTCGGGGCATACGATGATCATCCGGAAACGGTCGGCCAACTCCTGCACTGCCGGCGCCTTCTTCACCCAATCCGCATAGTTGCCGC
Above is a genomic segment from Chitinophaga pollutisoli containing:
- a CDS encoding bestrophin family ion channel, with amino-acid sequence MLLRDKLSLVQVFRMTWKLDITMIVFCTMAYYIDTYWLREHISIPLSITAVLGTALAFFIGFNNNQAYDRWWEGRKIWGSLVNDSRTWARDLMAFVGEDDGVGQGYTLARRMVFRHLAFVYALKSALRKDGDTYYQGYLNPDEVDAVAASKNAPNAILQLQANDLRTLRELGAVDGFLFRDLNSRLTAFSDQLGMCERIRNTIFPPSYLFFTRVFIWFYVMMTTFSLTENIGGWAILFGWAVGFVFHVTHQNGLSIMDPFETNPMSLPLNSISRTIEINLLEMLGHSPLPSPVEPVGKLYIL
- a CDS encoding phosphatidate cytidylyltransferase — its product is MNRYLTLSAIAFLTISLSSCEIVGGIFKAGVWTGLILVALVLGLIIFLFTRGGRKD
- a CDS encoding alpha/beta fold hydrolase produces the protein MTRNRFWKRLAWFAGVFFLLLNLFCAWHAWKFTHFTDTAAPRTNPNRLSAFGKLKTVVLGVDNPRPVNKGVPPVPYETITLQSDFPLEAWLVRTPHAKGTVVLFHGYSGKKSSMIDRAMILRGLGVNTLLVDFRGSGGSGGNYTTVGFQEARDVKAAYDYLRKSGEPNIWLLGTSLGAAAVLKAVKDGGVEPKGVILEAPFATLYEATCARFRAVNAPEFPFAGMVVFWGGAIHGFWGFGHQPMEDARAAKMPALVLYGEKDERVERWEIDAVFENLGGRKELVTFPGAGHVNFLSRHRPEWTAALREFIRTE
- a CDS encoding carboxymuconolactone decarboxylase family protein; this encodes MSQRVNIRKAAPAGYAAVVHLEKYLTTTRIAPLHHELIRIRASQINGCTYCMDIHGNDALALGESSRRLFTLTNWRETDFFTEEEQVILAVTEEVTLIHQGLSEETYAHAARVFDEEYIAQLIMAVIVINAWNRIGVATHLKPALD
- a CDS encoding Crp/Fnr family transcriptional regulator; translation: MISELTAHIEKFAPLPEGAGDILQTYLERRSYRRKDLLLRAGHICTANYFIIQGCCRTFQVTEKDTELTNHFAIENWWITDYFSLESGKPSAYNIQAIEDTECMVLYRDRQDELFEKLPQLERYFRIISQRALAAALQRVTYIFGNTGEERYDHFRQLFPGFLQRVPQYMLASYLGFTAEFLSRIRAKRG
- a CDS encoding RNA polymerase sigma factor, with amino-acid sequence MEDQELIQQLQQGNAEAFDQAYKKYAPSMLTIAYTFMRDRDDAADVVQDCFATLLNKPQLWKSIRDIRWYLMRMVQNQCLGVIRKRDMQQQKDEVFQYYNKSAAEDVSLPESYNNNATPQEKENKVVSWLSALSPQRKRAMELVYQQELSYQEAALKMGISKQSIKTHLRYAKQILKSKLTSILIAAVFVTMW
- a CDS encoding alpha/beta hydrolase family protein, with protein sequence MKSMFLSLTAVLLLAVSPAFAAKVDTVQVWSAAMKKNIPTVVITPEAAGDAALPVVYLLHGYSGNYADWVKKAPAVQELADRFRMIIVCPDGGFGSWYWNSPVDKGFQYETYVAEELVKWVDGKYKTIATAKGRAITGLSMGGHGALYLAMRHQDVFGAAGSMSGGVDIRPFPKNWDMAKRLGAYAEQPKRWEEHTVINQLHLLTAGALALMIDCGTEDFFFGVNERLHEALAYRNIPHDYLVRPGAHNWAYWANAIEYQLLFMHRYFTK
- a CDS encoding FecR domain-containing protein; this encodes MEDNMYTRWLLVRRILGQITPGESLELDAILESDPDARALRDELQSIPPEELQEAFSSFDVHTGLLDVYDREQDMRRRRRNTIVRSILGTAAAALVAGAVWFTWLSPGTQIEQAPLATGNPDGSASLVLEDGTTISLADTGLQKHNGTAASFTNNNRVLELGGDQSPSEGWTTLVVPARLDYQVKLSDGSTVWLNSRSRLRFRFEQGKQREVFLEAGEAFFKVQGDAKNPFTVHTPEGDVLVLGTEFNVNTYSEKRMVASLVSGKVAIRHGVDRIELHPGHQALVNAGETITVEDFDPARTLSWREGVHYFDNVAINEISVMLDRWFNVDLVIDSPDVGSQRFVGRLDRNKPIQDFVNAINLTGEVTFYWKGNKLHVK
- a CDS encoding AraC family transcriptional regulator, producing the protein MFVVDRPAIMNFDVPEHLKNRVTISDRLPSQYHSHRVPGTKVHYTEGSFGAYFKQEFISDDFIIGWLNFDIREHVYLYPITETPLLALYTGFEGNIPCELQGSAAKLMLPEKKFAFYYVPPMAFNRAEFAPAHYTAVYISFSNSFMQRFTNKYEAYKTLVDKQLRGEQEGEQKNLIPTGHAEKELFKAMRSYDQSEAMMEFHLQGNVMVLTAQYFNLLLNRRQVPPTLLHACDYIQENLGEDLSAATIARKVGSHSMALNKLFKDQYGKNVRQYLTQKRLEEAEYRLITTNELVWEIAAFTNLTDASHLVRLIRGKHGITPEEFREKNRLHRAG